One segment of Thermococcus profundus DNA contains the following:
- a CDS encoding 50S ribosomal protein L31e produces MPIKPGQEVIFVVPIRKVKKRVPRWKRAPRAARFVREWIARHAKAEEVIIGTDVNEKIWERGIEKPPSKLRVKVVVEEEDGKRVAKVSLA; encoded by the coding sequence ATGCCGATCAAGCCCGGTCAGGAAGTTATATTCGTCGTTCCCATAAGGAAGGTCAAGAAGAGGGTCCCCAGGTGGAAGAGGGCTCCGAGGGCTGCTCGCTTCGTCCGCGAGTGGATAGCCAGGCACGCCAAGGCTGAGGAGGTCATCATCGGCACCGACGTCAACGAGAAGATCTGGGAGAGGGGAATAGAGAAGCCCCCGAGCAAGCTCAGGGTTAAGGTCGTCGTTGAGGAGGAGGACGGCAAGAGGGTGGCTAAGGTCTCCCTCGCATGA
- a CDS encoding 50S ribosomal protein L39e → MARNKPLAKKLRLAKAAKQNRRVPVWVIVKTNRKVMTHPKRRMWRRTKLKE, encoded by the coding sequence ATGGCGAGAAACAAGCCGCTTGCAAAGAAGCTCAGGCTTGCCAAGGCCGCGAAGCAGAACAGGCGTGTTCCGGTCTGGGTCATCGTTAAGACCAACAGGAAGGTCATGACCCATCCAAAGAGGAGAATGTGGAGAAGGACCAAGCTTAAAGAGTGA
- a CDS encoding acyl-CoA mutase large subunit family protein, with translation MTFDKEKLKKIREEEKRWEETTVKKFIEKRPERKEKFMTDDGFEIKRVYTPSDLGEGWDYLEKLGFPGEYPFTRGVYATMYRGRFWTMRQYAGFGTAEESNKRYKYLLSQGQTGLSVAFDLPTQIGYDSDDPMAEGEVGKVGVAIDSLWDMRVLFDGIPLDKVSTSMTINSTAANLLAMYILVAEEQGVKPEQLRGTVQNDILKEYIARGTYIFPPQPSMRLTTDIIMYCAENIPKWNSISISGYHIREAGANAVQEVAFTLADGIEYVKAVIERGMDVDKFAPRLSFFFNAHNNFLEEIAKFRAARKLWAYIMKEKFNAKNPRSMMLRFHTQTAGSTLTAQQPENNIVRVAIQALAAVLGGTQSLHTNSYDEALSLPTEKSVRIALRTQQIIAYESGVVDTVDPLGGSYYIEWLTDHIYDEALKYIEKIEKMGGMMRAIERGYIQKEIADSAYKYQKEVEEKKRIIVGVNEFIVDEPLDVEILKVDPSIREKQIERLKKLRSERDSKKVEEALDKLRNAADTEDENLMPYIIEAHRHLATLGEVTNVLREVWGEYRAPLIF, from the coding sequence ATGACGTTCGATAAGGAGAAACTCAAGAAGATTCGGGAGGAAGAGAAGCGCTGGGAGGAGACGACCGTTAAAAAGTTCATCGAAAAGAGGCCGGAGAGAAAGGAGAAGTTCATGACGGACGATGGCTTCGAGATAAAGCGCGTTTACACCCCCTCGGACCTCGGTGAGGGGTGGGACTACCTCGAAAAGCTCGGCTTTCCGGGTGAGTATCCCTTCACCCGCGGCGTTTACGCCACCATGTATCGCGGTCGCTTTTGGACGATGAGGCAGTATGCGGGCTTTGGAACGGCGGAGGAAAGCAACAAGCGCTACAAATACCTCCTCAGCCAGGGGCAGACCGGTTTGAGCGTTGCCTTCGACCTGCCGACCCAGATAGGCTACGACTCAGATGACCCGATGGCCGAGGGCGAGGTCGGTAAGGTTGGTGTTGCCATCGATTCCCTCTGGGACATGCGCGTTCTCTTTGACGGAATCCCGCTCGATAAGGTCTCCACTTCGATGACCATAAACTCAACCGCCGCCAACCTTCTGGCAATGTACATCCTCGTTGCGGAGGAGCAGGGAGTAAAGCCCGAGCAGCTCCGCGGTACAGTTCAAAACGACATCCTGAAGGAGTACATAGCGAGGGGAACTTACATATTCCCTCCCCAGCCGAGCATGAGGCTTACCACTGATATCATAATGTACTGCGCCGAGAACATTCCAAAGTGGAACTCGATAAGCATAAGCGGCTACCACATCAGGGAAGCGGGAGCAAACGCCGTCCAGGAGGTAGCTTTCACCCTAGCTGACGGTATCGAGTACGTTAAGGCGGTCATAGAGAGGGGCATGGACGTTGACAAGTTCGCTCCGAGGCTGAGCTTCTTCTTCAACGCCCACAACAACTTCCTTGAGGAGATAGCCAAGTTTAGGGCAGCCAGAAAGCTCTGGGCCTACATCATGAAGGAGAAGTTCAACGCCAAGAACCCGCGCTCCATGATGCTCCGCTTCCACACGCAAACCGCGGGTTCAACACTCACCGCGCAGCAGCCCGAGAACAACATCGTCCGCGTGGCAATCCAGGCTTTAGCTGCTGTCCTCGGCGGAACGCAGAGCCTCCACACCAACTCCTACGACGAGGCTCTCTCACTCCCGACCGAGAAGAGCGTGAGGATCGCTCTGAGGACACAGCAGATAATAGCCTACGAGAGCGGCGTCGTTGACACCGTTGACCCGCTTGGAGGAAGCTACTACATCGAGTGGCTCACCGATCACATCTACGATGAAGCCCTGAAGTACATCGAGAAGATAGAGAAGATGGGCGGCATGATGAGGGCCATCGAGCGCGGCTACATCCAGAAGGAGATAGCCGATTCCGCCTACAAGTACCAGAAGGAAGTCGAAGAGAAGAAGCGCATAATCGTCGGCGTCAACGAGTTCATCGTTGATGAGCCGCTCGACGTCGAGATACTCAAGGTCGACCCGAGCATCAGGGAGAAGCAGATTGAGCGCCTTAAGAAGCTCAGGAGCGAGAGGGATAGTAAGAAGGTCGAGGAGGCACTCGACAAGCTCAGGAACGCGGCGGACACAGAGGATGAGAACCTCATGCCCTACATCATCGAGGCCCACAGGCACCTCGCCACGCTCGGCGAGGTTACCAACGTGCTCCGCGAGGTTTGGGGCGAGTACCGCGCTCCCCTGATATTCTGA
- a CDS encoding MBL fold metallo-hydrolase: protein MIIQNVGLDSSARFAFQSHAHTDHFVSGEVIFATKATKYLSHLRKGGFYREVEFGKTFYIGDFKAKLYPAGHMLGSTGIKLWLENGTLFYTGDTKWFKLRTAEKSRFPRADFLIIEATFGVPSFTFPSPREAEKKLVAFVEEALERGKRPTLYVNQMGKAQEVMKILDVHGITVRPSREMLKVARVYSKFGVSFGNISKEGDVVLRSYRSPRIGDSLSPWELTVSGFGGLKLSNHADFWELMKIVERVKPEKIFTVYGFAWEFARILRGLGYDALPIERATDLDLLGIL, encoded by the coding sequence ATGATAATCCAAAACGTCGGCCTCGACAGCTCCGCTCGCTTTGCCTTCCAGAGCCACGCCCACACAGATCACTTCGTCAGCGGGGAGGTTATCTTCGCCACCAAAGCTACAAAATACCTCAGCCACCTAAGAAAGGGGGGATTCTACCGGGAGGTGGAGTTTGGAAAGACATTCTACATAGGTGATTTCAAGGCAAAGCTCTACCCAGCTGGCCACATGCTCGGTTCAACCGGGATAAAACTCTGGCTCGAAAACGGCACGCTCTTTTACACGGGAGATACGAAATGGTTCAAGCTGAGAACTGCAGAGAAAAGTCGCTTCCCGCGGGCTGACTTTCTCATAATCGAGGCGACCTTTGGCGTTCCAAGCTTCACGTTTCCGTCGCCTAGGGAAGCCGAGAAGAAACTGGTCGCCTTCGTCGAGGAGGCCCTGGAAAGGGGAAAGCGGCCGACCCTCTACGTCAACCAGATGGGAAAGGCCCAGGAGGTTATGAAGATCCTCGACGTTCACGGAATTACTGTAAGGCCCAGCAGGGAGATGTTAAAGGTTGCAAGGGTTTATTCAAAGTTCGGCGTGAGCTTTGGGAACATATCCAAAGAGGGGGACGTGGTTCTACGCTCCTACCGTTCGCCGAGGATCGGGGACTCCCTTTCCCCCTGGGAGCTCACCGTTTCTGGGTTTGGAGGGCTCAAGTTGAGCAACCACGCAGATTTCTGGGAGCTGATGAAAATAGTCGAAAGGGTGAAGCCGGAAAAAATTTTCACAGTTTACGGCTTCGCCTGGGAGTTTGCGAGAATCCTTAGGGGGTTAGGTTACGATGCCCTCCCCATAGAAAGAGCAACCGATCTCGATTTGTTGGGAATTTTATGA
- a CDS encoding Hsp20/alpha crystallin family protein, with translation MVWRRDRYWDPFDIMREIQEEIDAIFRDVMRGPRLWSTREPREGITEISETWREPFADIFDRGDRFVITVELPGVRKEDIKLRVTEDAVYIEAQMKREKELEREGAIRIERYYSGYRRVIQLPEEVIPEKAKARYNNGVLEIEIPKKKPTKPEKEGFEVKIE, from the coding sequence ATGGTCTGGAGGAGGGACCGCTACTGGGATCCATTCGACATAATGAGAGAAATACAGGAGGAGATCGACGCGATATTCCGCGACGTCATGAGAGGCCCGAGGCTCTGGAGCACCCGTGAGCCAAGGGAAGGCATCACCGAGATAAGCGAGACCTGGAGAGAGCCCTTTGCCGACATCTTCGATAGGGGCGACCGCTTTGTGATCACCGTTGAGCTTCCAGGTGTCAGAAAGGAGGACATAAAGCTCCGCGTTACCGAGGACGCAGTGTACATCGAAGCCCAGATGAAGCGCGAGAAGGAGCTTGAGAGGGAGGGTGCAATAAGGATAGAGCGCTACTACAGCGGCTACAGAAGAGTCATCCAGCTCCCGGAGGAGGTTATTCCAGAGAAGGCCAAGGCCCGCTACAACAACGGCGTTCTAGAGATCGAGATCCCCAAGAAGAAGCCCACCAAGCCTGAGAAGGAGGGCTTTGAGGTCAAGATCGAGTGA
- a CDS encoding CDC48 family AAA ATPase, with protein sequence MSERKEIKLKVASAYQRDVGRGIVRIDRKAMRELGVQSGDIVEVIGTKNTAAVVWPAYPEDEGLGIIRMDGTIRKNSGVGLGDEVTVRKAEVKEARKVIVAPTEPIRFGGDFVEWLHSRLVGRPVVRGDYIKVGILGQELTFVVTATTPAGIVQVTEFTDFQVSEKPVKEVSKTAALGVTYEDIGGLKDVIQKVREMIELPLKHPEIFEKLGIEPPKGVLLYGPPGTGKTLLAKAVANEANAHFIAINGPEIMSKYYGESEERLREVFKEAEENAPAIIFIDEIDAIAPKREETHGEVEKRVVSQLLTLMDGLKSRGKVIVIGATNRPDAIDPALRRPGRFDRELEVGVPDKQGRKEILQIHTRGMPIEPEFRKSRVIEILEELEKNDAYREAAERAVMKVKNAKDEEEIKDILREVDERLYEEVRHRLIDGLLEELAEITHGFVGADLAALAREAAMAALRRLIKDGKIDFEAEHIPKEVLEELKVTRKDFYEALKMIEPSALREVLLEVPNVHWDDVGGLDDVKEELREAVEWPLKYPEAFMGLGITPPKGILLYGPPGTGKTLLAKAVANESEANFIAIKGPEVLSKWVGESEKNIREIFRKARQAAPTVIFIDEIDAIAPRRGTDVNRVTDRLINQLLTEMDGIQENSGVVVIAATNRPDIIDPALLRPGRFDRLILVPAPDEKARLEIFKVHTRNVPLAEDVNLEELAKRTEGYTGADIEAVVREAAMLAMRRALQEGIIRPGMKADEVRQKVKVKMKDFEEALKKIGPSVGKETMEYYRKIQEQFKQSRG encoded by the coding sequence ATGAGTGAGAGAAAGGAGATCAAGCTCAAGGTTGCCTCTGCCTACCAGAGGGACGTGGGCAGGGGAATCGTTAGGATTGATAGAAAGGCCATGCGCGAACTCGGCGTTCAGTCAGGTGACATAGTCGAGGTCATAGGCACAAAGAACACAGCGGCAGTTGTATGGCCCGCTTATCCCGAGGACGAGGGACTCGGGATCATCAGAATGGACGGTACAATCAGGAAGAACTCGGGAGTAGGCCTTGGTGACGAGGTAACGGTGAGGAAAGCAGAGGTGAAGGAGGCAAGGAAGGTCATCGTGGCACCGACGGAGCCAATCAGATTTGGAGGAGACTTCGTCGAATGGCTTCACAGCAGGCTCGTCGGGAGGCCGGTTGTCAGGGGGGACTACATAAAGGTCGGGATCCTCGGCCAGGAGCTGACCTTCGTAGTAACTGCCACCACCCCCGCTGGAATAGTCCAGGTGACGGAATTCACAGACTTCCAGGTTAGCGAAAAGCCCGTTAAGGAAGTCAGTAAGACCGCGGCGCTCGGCGTCACATACGAGGACATCGGCGGCCTCAAGGACGTTATCCAGAAGGTCAGGGAGATGATAGAGCTCCCGCTCAAGCATCCGGAGATATTTGAGAAGCTCGGCATCGAGCCGCCGAAGGGAGTGCTCCTCTACGGTCCGCCTGGAACTGGTAAGACTCTCCTCGCTAAGGCAGTAGCAAACGAAGCCAACGCCCACTTCATAGCCATCAACGGTCCAGAGATAATGAGCAAGTACTACGGCGAAAGCGAGGAAAGACTTAGAGAGGTATTCAAGGAAGCTGAGGAGAACGCCCCGGCGATAATCTTCATTGACGAGATTGACGCAATAGCCCCCAAGAGGGAGGAGACCCACGGTGAGGTCGAGAAGAGGGTTGTCAGCCAGCTGCTCACCCTAATGGACGGCCTGAAGAGCAGGGGTAAGGTCATCGTAATCGGTGCGACCAACAGACCGGATGCAATTGATCCGGCCCTGAGGAGACCAGGAAGGTTCGACCGCGAGCTCGAGGTAGGCGTCCCTGACAAGCAAGGCAGAAAGGAGATACTCCAGATTCACACAAGGGGAATGCCGATTGAGCCAGAGTTCAGAAAGAGCAGGGTCATTGAGATACTCGAGGAGCTTGAGAAGAACGATGCCTACCGCGAGGCTGCCGAGAGGGCCGTCATGAAGGTCAAGAACGCCAAGGACGAGGAGGAGATCAAGGACATCCTCAGGGAGGTCGACGAGAGACTCTACGAGGAGGTCAGACACAGGCTCATCGACGGCCTGCTTGAGGAGCTGGCAGAGATAACCCACGGCTTCGTCGGTGCCGACTTAGCAGCGCTCGCCAGGGAGGCGGCCATGGCTGCACTCAGGAGACTCATCAAAGACGGCAAGATAGACTTCGAGGCCGAGCACATACCCAAGGAAGTCCTTGAGGAGCTCAAGGTCACCAGGAAAGACTTCTACGAGGCGCTGAAGATGATTGAACCAAGCGCGCTCAGGGAAGTTCTGCTGGAGGTACCAAACGTCCACTGGGACGACGTCGGCGGACTTGATGACGTTAAGGAGGAGCTCAGAGAGGCAGTTGAGTGGCCGCTCAAGTATCCGGAGGCCTTCATGGGTCTCGGCATAACTCCACCAAAGGGGATCCTGCTCTACGGCCCGCCCGGAACTGGTAAGACTCTACTAGCCAAGGCGGTCGCCAACGAGAGCGAAGCCAACTTCATAGCAATCAAGGGCCCAGAAGTCCTCTCAAAGTGGGTGGGTGAGAGCGAGAAGAACATCCGTGAGATCTTCAGGAAGGCCAGGCAAGCTGCTCCGACGGTGATATTCATCGACGAGATTGACGCAATCGCCCCGAGAAGGGGAACCGACGTGAACAGGGTCACCGACAGACTCATCAACCAGCTCCTCACCGAGATGGACGGAATCCAGGAGAACAGCGGTGTGGTCGTCATAGCGGCGACCAACAGGCCGGACATCATTGACCCTGCACTCCTCAGGCCCGGAAGGTTCGACAGGCTGATACTGGTTCCAGCGCCGGACGAGAAGGCGAGACTGGAGATATTCAAGGTGCACACCAGAAACGTCCCGCTGGCGGAAGATGTGAACCTCGAGGAGCTGGCAAAGAGGACTGAAGGTTACACCGGTGCCGACATAGAGGCGGTCGTCAGGGAGGCCGCGATGCTCGCCATGAGAAGGGCCCTGCAGGAGGGCATCATAAGGCCGGGCATGAAGGCCGACGAAGTCAGGCAGAAGGTCAAAGTAAAGATGAAGGACTTCGAGGAGGCCCTCAAGAAGATCGGCCCGAGCGTGGGCAAGGAGACCATGGAGTACTACAGGAAGATTCAGGAGCAGTTCAAGCAATCACGCGGCTGA
- the mobB gene encoding molybdopterin-guanine dinucleotide biosynthesis protein B: MRAVAFVGYKKSGKTTTVEAVARILKERNYRVAVAKSMHANFDRDGSDTWRFSQVADSVLVRASDTDALLFRAKDVNALLSMVNADFLLLEGFKSIKHVPKVICARSEEEVRELNDGLAIAVSGVIASKGTAEIDGLPVVDATKEPEKLADIVEKRAFMLPNIDCGLCGFNCAEMARMIVSGEKTVKDCVVLSQKPKVTVKIDGQVLPMKDWVQELVEKTIKGMLSAMKGYREGRKIEIVIKED; encoded by the coding sequence ATGAGGGCAGTGGCCTTCGTCGGATACAAAAAGAGCGGGAAGACCACAACGGTCGAGGCTGTTGCCAGAATCCTGAAGGAGAGGAACTACCGGGTTGCGGTGGCCAAGAGCATGCACGCGAACTTCGACAGGGATGGAAGCGACACGTGGCGCTTTTCCCAGGTGGCGGATTCCGTGCTGGTGCGTGCCAGCGATACCGACGCACTTCTCTTTAGGGCGAAGGACGTAAACGCACTCCTCTCGATGGTGAACGCCGACTTCCTCCTTCTAGAGGGCTTTAAGAGCATCAAGCACGTCCCCAAGGTAATCTGCGCGAGGAGTGAGGAGGAGGTTAGAGAGCTGAACGACGGCCTTGCAATAGCGGTGAGCGGGGTTATAGCGTCCAAGGGAACAGCTGAAATCGACGGCCTTCCAGTGGTTGACGCCACCAAAGAGCCCGAGAAGCTGGCGGACATCGTTGAGAAGCGCGCCTTCATGCTCCCAAATATAGACTGCGGCCTCTGTGGTTTCAACTGCGCAGAGATGGCGAGAATGATAGTTAGCGGCGAGAAAACGGTGAAGGACTGCGTCGTGCTAAGCCAGAAACCCAAGGTCACGGTTAAGATAGACGGCCAAGTTCTTCCCATGAAAGACTGGGTTCAGGAGCTGGTCGAGAAGACGATAAAAGGAATGCTCTCGGCGATGAAGGGCTACCGGGAGGGAAGGAAGATAGAGATTGTGATAAAGGAGGACTGA
- a CDS encoding LSm family protein, whose amino-acid sequence MGDDGKQYLLDRTLEKWKNRRVAIGIGSETSFSGTLVDFDEEVILLKDVTDYTGNRARELIAKIDDINWITLL is encoded by the coding sequence ATGGGCGACGATGGAAAGCAGTACCTCCTTGACAGGACGCTGGAGAAGTGGAAGAACCGGAGGGTGGCCATAGGTATAGGAAGCGAGACGAGCTTTTCGGGGACTCTGGTGGACTTCGACGAGGAGGTCATCCTCCTTAAGGACGTCACGGACTACACGGGCAACAGGGCGAGGGAGCTTATAGCTAAGATTGACGATATTAACTGGATAACCCTGCTATGA
- a CDS encoding DEAD/DEAH box helicase, translated as MSLFEALKPMKSEIARVHVFPPREGEFREFDFHNPEINALLEELGFRLYRHQVEALEKLYSGKNIVVTTPTASGKSEIFRLAIFDSYLSDPRKTYLLVYPTRALINNQIEKFQLANLIFYHITGKPVSARILTGDVPWEERRRLLREKPRVVFTTPDMLHYNILRRWREYEWLLRNLRYLVVDELHVYRGVFGSNAAWLFRRLSFRLKRLGVKPQIIALSATLRNPKEFAEKLFRAEFEPIARATNPFPRRYLILFEPKNLDDRQLLRAVIERLVSKGIKTLVFFDSRKGTEKALRFLLNSPVFSKVTTYKGTLPKNVRWEVERDFRDGKLLALLTTNALELGIDIGDLDAVINYGIPPDGLFSLIQRFGRAGRSADREALNGVVLRKNGLDYYYREHFDELVERLERGIIEYMPVKVDNERIAEKHLHYLLTELGILDWDELDGFERKIAEKLAIERKADLKKNPLTGKLEVRVRRPAFEYSSLRTASDESFFLVKDEPWIRGKLMEKASLRELLNFINWLKLKGYIIEEVDEDEYHRSLLPGMAYFSRGELYMTKERLSLGKFHFVFAKQLNRLWDVETFARKLEEVEILWERAKKSYKGVEIGLGRLRVRHVYTGFAVKGLDTGNYVEELIKLREEGILKGEISSPATGERVETEEDFSILNWERFAKVEFEEPYVREFETEGIWLVFPEDIREVSSEEFREFFGKVTEKGFGSIAFQLYENLDRRKLFPLYLGATSFVIRKVIDDALQKAEIQDEEFAFSIKKMVDSKDGIGSALHAIEHNLIKIAPIFTYVDSRELGGYSYESFPGMPYSGKPVVFIYDGNEGGAGLAEIIYENAERLMEKSLEHLTSCKCRDGCPVCVLSPKCGTFNEFLDKWAAIRVWERILEDGNHTE; from the coding sequence ATGTCCCTCTTCGAAGCCCTCAAACCGATGAAGTCTGAGATCGCGAGAGTCCACGTTTTTCCACCAAGGGAGGGCGAGTTCAGAGAGTTTGACTTCCACAACCCTGAGATAAACGCCCTCCTTGAAGAGCTGGGATTCAGGCTCTACCGCCATCAGGTCGAAGCCCTTGAAAAGCTCTACTCCGGCAAGAACATCGTCGTAACGACGCCCACGGCCAGCGGAAAGAGCGAGATTTTTCGGCTGGCTATTTTCGATTCCTACCTATCTGACCCCAGAAAGACATACCTGCTGGTCTATCCCACGCGGGCGCTCATAAACAACCAGATCGAGAAGTTCCAGCTGGCAAACTTGATCTTTTACCACATTACTGGAAAGCCAGTCTCCGCGAGGATCCTAACGGGAGACGTTCCATGGGAAGAGCGGAGAAGGCTCCTTAGAGAGAAGCCGAGGGTTGTTTTCACCACTCCGGACATGCTCCACTACAACATACTGAGGAGGTGGAGGGAATACGAATGGCTCCTCAGGAATCTGCGCTACCTCGTTGTCGATGAGCTCCACGTCTACCGCGGGGTCTTCGGGAGCAATGCGGCGTGGCTCTTCAGGCGTTTGTCCTTCAGGCTCAAGCGCCTTGGAGTGAAGCCCCAGATCATAGCCCTCTCCGCCACGCTGAGAAATCCCAAGGAGTTCGCGGAGAAGTTGTTCAGAGCGGAGTTTGAGCCTATAGCTCGAGCTACAAACCCGTTCCCGAGGAGGTATCTAATCCTTTTCGAGCCTAAGAACCTCGACGACAGACAGCTTTTGAGAGCGGTAATCGAGAGGCTCGTGAGTAAGGGCATAAAGACCCTCGTCTTCTTCGACAGCAGGAAGGGCACCGAGAAGGCCTTACGCTTCCTCCTCAACTCTCCAGTCTTCTCAAAGGTGACGACCTACAAGGGCACCCTTCCCAAAAACGTCCGCTGGGAAGTTGAGAGGGACTTCAGGGACGGGAAGCTATTGGCTCTCCTCACTACCAACGCCCTCGAGCTTGGAATAGACATAGGGGACTTGGATGCCGTGATAAACTACGGCATCCCCCCTGACGGGCTGTTCTCTCTAATCCAGCGCTTTGGAAGGGCGGGAAGGAGCGCCGACAGGGAAGCTTTGAACGGAGTGGTTTTAAGGAAGAACGGCCTCGATTACTACTACCGCGAGCACTTCGACGAGCTCGTTGAGAGGCTTGAGAGGGGCATCATCGAGTACATGCCGGTCAAAGTTGACAACGAGCGCATAGCGGAGAAGCACCTCCACTACCTCCTCACCGAGCTTGGAATACTCGACTGGGACGAGCTGGATGGGTTTGAGAGGAAAATAGCGGAAAAACTCGCCATCGAGAGAAAGGCCGACCTCAAGAAGAACCCGCTCACGGGGAAGCTTGAGGTAAGGGTTAGAAGACCGGCTTTCGAGTACTCCTCGCTGAGGACTGCCAGCGACGAGAGCTTCTTTCTCGTAAAGGACGAGCCGTGGATACGGGGGAAGCTAATGGAGAAGGCTTCTCTGAGGGAGCTCCTAAACTTCATCAACTGGCTCAAGCTGAAGGGATACATCATCGAGGAAGTTGACGAGGACGAGTACCACCGCTCCCTCCTGCCGGGGATGGCGTACTTCTCGAGGGGAGAGCTCTACATGACGAAGGAGCGCCTCAGCCTCGGTAAGTTCCACTTCGTCTTTGCGAAACAGCTCAACCGCCTCTGGGACGTTGAAACCTTCGCGAGGAAGCTGGAAGAAGTTGAGATACTCTGGGAGAGGGCGAAAAAGAGCTATAAGGGAGTAGAGATAGGCCTCGGGAGGCTCCGCGTCAGGCATGTTTACACTGGTTTTGCAGTCAAGGGGCTCGACACCGGGAACTACGTTGAAGAATTGATAAAGCTGAGGGAAGAGGGGATACTCAAGGGCGAAATCTCCTCCCCAGCAACGGGCGAGAGAGTTGAGACTGAAGAAGACTTCTCGATACTCAACTGGGAGCGCTTTGCCAAGGTCGAGTTCGAGGAGCCCTACGTTAGGGAGTTCGAGACCGAGGGAATATGGCTCGTCTTCCCAGAGGATATACGGGAGGTCTCCAGCGAGGAGTTCAGGGAGTTCTTTGGAAAAGTGACTGAGAAGGGGTTTGGGAGCATCGCTTTCCAGCTCTACGAGAACCTCGACAGGAGAAAGCTCTTCCCACTTTACCTCGGCGCCACGAGCTTCGTCATAAGGAAGGTCATAGACGATGCCCTCCAAAAGGCCGAAATCCAGGATGAAGAGTTCGCCTTCTCCATAAAGAAGATGGTGGACAGCAAGGACGGAATCGGGAGCGCTCTCCACGCGATAGAGCACAACCTCATCAAGATAGCACCGATTTTTACCTATGTGGATTCCAGAGAGCTTGGAGGCTACAGCTACGAGAGCTTTCCAGGGATGCCCTACTCTGGAAAGCCGGTTGTTTTCATCTACGACGGCAATGAGGGCGGAGCAGGTTTGGCAGAGATAATCTATGAGAACGCCGAAAGACTAATGGAGAAGAGCCTCGAGCATCTAACTTCCTGCAAATGCAGGGACGGCTGTCCCGTCTGCGTCCTCTCTCCCAAGTGCGGCACATTCAACGAGTTTCTCGACAAGTGGGCCGCGATTAGGGTGTGGGAGAGGATTCTTGAAGATGGCAATCACACAGAGTAA
- a CDS encoding YigZ family protein has product MGYKTIRGVGTAQLIVKKSVFIGYASPANTEEEARGFIGKIKAHHSDATHNVSAYLINDGKNFAVRYDDDGEPKGSAGKPVLKVIQNRGLSNVVVVVTRYFGGIKLGYGGLVKAYSDAASLAIENAGIVEVHETERFEVAFPYNLFHKVRSTIEENGGRVVGEEYGELVKFTVETRKGEAEPLMELLTEKTRGRVRLRPLFMRSL; this is encoded by the coding sequence TTGGGCTACAAAACCATCAGGGGCGTTGGCACAGCCCAGCTGATAGTTAAGAAGTCCGTCTTCATAGGTTATGCCTCCCCGGCAAACACCGAGGAGGAAGCGAGGGGGTTCATAGGAAAGATAAAAGCCCACCACAGCGACGCGACGCACAACGTTTCGGCTTATCTCATCAATGATGGCAAGAACTTCGCGGTCAGGTATGATGACGACGGAGAACCTAAAGGTTCCGCTGGAAAGCCTGTCCTCAAGGTCATCCAAAACAGAGGGCTGAGCAACGTCGTGGTGGTGGTTACGCGCTACTTCGGTGGGATAAAGCTCGGCTACGGCGGTTTGGTGAAAGCCTACAGCGATGCCGCCAGTTTGGCCATAGAAAACGCTGGAATAGTTGAGGTCCACGAAACGGAACGCTTTGAGGTAGCTTTTCCTTACAACCTCTTTCATAAGGTCAGAAGCACGATAGAGGAAAACGGCGGCAGGGTTGTTGGTGAGGAGTATGGAGAACTTGTGAAGTTCACTGTCGAGACAAGAAAGGGCGAGGCCGAGCCGCTGATGGAGCTGTTAACTGAGAAGACGAGGGGGAGAGTACGATTAAGACCTCTTTTCATGAGGAGCCTCTAG
- a CDS encoding HAD family hydrolase: MEVSVPNFGELRFDVVLFDLNGTLGESGRVSEEVKHLLERLADKYTVVVLSSDTFGTLEEELAGLSLRIERVSSGMGKAEIAKGYAPYAAVGNGNNDVAMLEGAELAFCVIGKEGATVDALLASDIVVTDVKDAIAMLLDEKKLIATLRG, translated from the coding sequence ATGGAAGTTTCGGTTCCAAACTTCGGTGAGCTCAGGTTTGATGTGGTTCTCTTCGACCTCAACGGCACCCTTGGGGAGAGCGGGAGAGTAAGCGAAGAGGTGAAACACCTCCTTGAGAGATTGGCAGATAAATACACCGTCGTCGTTCTCAGCTCGGACACCTTCGGGACCCTTGAAGAAGAGCTGGCCGGCCTTTCCCTGAGGATAGAGCGTGTCTCCAGCGGGATGGGGAAGGCAGAGATCGCTAAGGGATACGCCCCCTACGCAGCAGTTGGCAACGGAAACAACGACGTTGCTATGCTGGAGGGAGCGGAGCTTGCTTTCTGCGTCATCGGGAAGGAAGGGGCCACCGTCGATGCCCTCCTAGCTAGCGACATCGTTGTTACGGACGTCAAAGACGCCATAGCAATGCTACTCGACGAGAAGAAGCTGATAGCCACTCTGAGGGGATGA